ATATGATGTTCTGGGCTGTAAGGGGCATGCAAGAGTTGATTTTATTTATTCAGATAATAAGTTTTATTTGATAGAGATAAATACTTCCCCAGGCATGACAGAACATAGTTTATCTCCAAAATCAGCTAAAGCTTTGGGCTATAGTTTTAATGATTTAGTTAAAAAAGTTGTAGAACAGGCTAAATGATAAAGATTGTAAAAAGATTTGTTTTATTTTTGATTTGTGTAGCCATTCTGTTGATCATCTTGTTTTTTGCTACAAGGATAGATGAGAATATATCTAAAGTTGATGTTGTATCAAATGATCAGCTTTTTTATATATCTAAACAAGATTTAATAGATAAAATTTTAGAGTCAAGCAACAAGGGGTGGCTTGATTTCAATGCTGAGTCTTTGGAGTATTATATTTCTGACTTTCAAGGAACGGATTATACTTTGGTGAAGAAAATATGGCCATCAACGTTAGTTGTTTATATTTATGAAAGAGAGCCTATTGCATATTGGGGCGAAAAAAAAGTTCTTTTAGATGATATGACTATTATTTCTCCAACTGTCTTTAATTATGATAAATATCTACCTCGCATCAATGGTCCAGATAAGAATAAAGATTATATATACGGCGAATATTTAGATCTGGAAAGAATTGCTCAGAAAAACAATGTTGAGATAATTGATATGGATTATGAGGGGAATTTGTTTTCAGTGAAGCTGTCGGATGGTTTTTATGTAAAGCTTGGTTCAAAAGATCTTATTAAAAGATTTGAGAAATTTTTCAAATTTTATGAGCAAGTTAAAAATTATGAGAGTGTAAAATATTTTGATATGCGATATGATAATGGCTTTGTTGTGAAATATTAGATATTATTTTATTATGTAAAGCAATTGGTTTTTTTTAGCTAAACCTTTATAATTGTATACTAGATTATATTAACTTTGCCATTAATGGTTAGGATAGTGGGTATTGTATGGCTTTTGAAAGTGGTAATTTCTGTGCGCTTGATTTAGGTTCTTCAAAAATTACAGTTGCTATTGGTCAATTGGTTGAACAAGGAACGATAAAAATACTTGGCGTAAGTCAGAAGAGATCAAAAGGTGTTAAACAAGGCGCTATTATAAATCTAGAAATGGCAATGGAAGCTATAAATGCAGCTTTAGATGAGGCTAGAGATATAGCAGGAGTTGATATTAATAGAGTAACTTTAGGTGTAAGTGCACCCAATGTTGCTGGTTTTAATTCTTATGGGTTAGCTGCTGTTGAGGGTGGCGAAGTTTCTATGACAGATTTAGCAATGGCAATTAAAACAGCAAAAGCTGTTCCTATGTCAGCTGATACCGAAATGTTGCATGTTTTGCAGAGAGACTATGTTGTTGATGGACAGCCTGGAGTTACAGAGCCAATAGGAATGTTTGCTGTAAGGTTAGAGTCCAATGTGCATATAATCGTTGTGTCATCAAGATTATTGCAGAACATAAGAAAAAGCATTGTGGGATGTGGCTTTGAAATTTCTGATATTGTTGCTGAACACTTATCTAGTAGTAGTTCTGTGCTTACATCAGATGAAAAAGATATGGGTGTTTGTTTAGTTAATATAGGAGCAGACTCAACAAGTGTTACTGTTTTTTCTGAAGGAAGTATTTGTTTTACTGATACACTGAAAGTTGGTGGAAATAGTATTTCTTCAGATATTTCTAAAGTTTTTAGGCTTCCTGTTGATGCTGCTGAGAGCCTTAAGTTACAGTATGGATATGCTACAAGCAAGCATTTGAAAAATCCGGATGAAAAAATAGATATTCCTAATGCTCTAGGTAATGCAAAAAAGAGAATATCTGTGCAAGATCTCTCTCTAGTAATTGAAGCAAGAATGGAAGAAGTTTTTGAGATGCTTTATTCTAAATTAGATGAGAATAGATTATTAGAAACATTGTCTTCTGGGATTGTTTTTACAGGAGGAGGATCAAAATTAAAAGGTTTGGCTAGATTGGGTGAGGAAATGTTTAGGCTTCCAGTAAGAGTTGGAGGTCCTATTGATGTGTTAGGGGCTAATGAAGTGGTTCATAATCCTTCTTACTCAACTGTTGTGGGACTTTTAAAATACGCAGCGATAAATAGTGTAGATTCCCCATCATCTGTAAGTAGCAGTAAAGAAGTTGATGTATCAGAAGATGAGAGTAAAGTTGATAAAAAAGGTTTAGTATCTTCTGTTAAAGGTTGGTTTTCCAATAATTTTTAAGAATTAATTTATAAAGGTAATAAAAGGAGATTGAAGAATGTTTGATTTTAATGACTCAATGGTGTCGAATGCTGTTATAAAAGTTGTTGGCGTTGGTGGCGGTGGCGGTAACGCTGTGCAGCACATGTGTGAAGAGGTTGAGGGTGTTGAATTTTATGTAATGAACACTGATGGTCAAGCATTATCTAGATCTAAAGTGGAAAATGTTCTACAAATTGGTACTAATCTTACAAAAGGCCTTGGAGCTGGTGCAAATCCTGAAATAGGTAAGAGAGCTGCTACAGAAGATAGAAGTAAAATTGAGCAACTTTTAAGTGGTGCTGATATGGTATTTATTACCGCTGGTATGGGAGGCGGTACTGGTACTGGTGGAGCTCCAATCGTTGCAGAGGTTGCTAGAGAAATGGGTATTCTTACTATAGCTGTTGTTACAAAGCCTTTCCCATTTGAAGGACCAAGAAGAATGAAAGCAGCAGATTTTGGTATAGAGGAATTAACTAAACATGTTGATTCAATAATAACTGTTCCAAATGAAAAATTATTAAGTGTACTTGGTAAAGGAGCTAGCCTTTTAGATGCATTCAAAGCAACTAATGATGTATTAGGAAATGCTGTTAAAGGGGTTTCTGAGCTTATAACGAAGCCTGGTTTAATAAACGTCGACTTCGCGGATGTTAGAGCTGTGATGACTAATATGGGTATAGCAATGATGGGTATGGGAGAAGCTTCTGGTGAAAATAGGGCTAGAGAAGCTGCTGAGGCTGCTATATCAAGTCCATTACTTGAAGATGTTAATTTAGATGGTGCTAAAGGAGTAATTGTTAATATTACTGCTGGCATGGATATGTCTATCGGTGAGTTTGAAGAAGTTGGTGAGGTGATTAGATCATTTATCTCTGATGATGCTATAGTTATAGCTGGTACAGTTATTGATCCTGAAGTTACTGAGACTATGAAAGTCACTGTAGTTGTTACTGGTATAGAAAAAGTAGCTTCTAAGAAAGGTTTTGGTTTAGAAAAAAGTTCTTCAGCGAGAGAATCTTCTAGTCCATCTGCTCCATCTTTCTTAAGAAAAGAAACGGAAGTTGCTTCAAACAACTCACAAGAGTCGGCTAAAGAAACTAGTCAAGCAGATATTCCAA
This region of Francisella frigiditurris genomic DNA includes:
- a CDS encoding cell division protein FtsQ/DivIB translates to MIKIVKRFVLFLICVAILLIILFFATRIDENISKVDVVSNDQLFYISKQDLIDKILESSNKGWLDFNAESLEYYISDFQGTDYTLVKKIWPSTLVVYIYEREPIAYWGEKKVLLDDMTIISPTVFNYDKYLPRINGPDKNKDYIYGEYLDLERIAQKNNVEIIDMDYEGNLFSVKLSDGFYVKLGSKDLIKRFEKFFKFYEQVKNYESVKYFDMRYDNGFVVKY
- the ftsA gene encoding cell division protein FtsA, which encodes MAFESGNFCALDLGSSKITVAIGQLVEQGTIKILGVSQKRSKGVKQGAIINLEMAMEAINAALDEARDIAGVDINRVTLGVSAPNVAGFNSYGLAAVEGGEVSMTDLAMAIKTAKAVPMSADTEMLHVLQRDYVVDGQPGVTEPIGMFAVRLESNVHIIVVSSRLLQNIRKSIVGCGFEISDIVAEHLSSSSSVLTSDEKDMGVCLVNIGADSTSVTVFSEGSICFTDTLKVGGNSISSDISKVFRLPVDAAESLKLQYGYATSKHLKNPDEKIDIPNALGNAKKRISVQDLSLVIEARMEEVFEMLYSKLDENRLLETLSSGIVFTGGGSKLKGLARLGEEMFRLPVRVGGPIDVLGANEVVHNPSYSTVVGLLKYAAINSVDSPSSVSSSKEVDVSEDESKVDKKGLVSSVKGWFSNNF
- the ftsZ gene encoding cell division protein FtsZ — protein: MFDFNDSMVSNAVIKVVGVGGGGGNAVQHMCEEVEGVEFYVMNTDGQALSRSKVENVLQIGTNLTKGLGAGANPEIGKRAATEDRSKIEQLLSGADMVFITAGMGGGTGTGGAPIVAEVAREMGILTIAVVTKPFPFEGPRRMKAADFGIEELTKHVDSIITVPNEKLLSVLGKGASLLDAFKATNDVLGNAVKGVSELITKPGLINVDFADVRAVMTNMGIAMMGMGEASGENRAREAAEAAISSPLLEDVNLDGAKGVIVNITAGMDMSIGEFEEVGEVIRSFISDDAIVIAGTVIDPEVTETMKVTVVVTGIEKVASKKGFGLEKSSSARESSSPSAPSFLRKETEVASNNSQESAKETSQADIPSFLRRR